From a region of the Rhinolophus sinicus isolate RSC01 linkage group LG04, ASM3656204v1, whole genome shotgun sequence genome:
- the HSPA5 gene encoding endoplasmic reticulum chaperone BiP → MKLSLVAAVLLLLRAARAEEEDKKEDVGTVVGIDLGTTYSCVGVFKNGRVEIIANDQGNRITPSYVAFTPEGERLIGDAAKNQLTSNPENTVFDAKRLIGRTWNDPSVQQDIKFLPFKVVEKKTKPYIQVDIGGGQTKTFAPEEISAMVLTKMKETAEAYLGKKVTHAVVTVPAYFNDAQRQATKDAGTIAGLNVMRIINEPTAAAIAYGLDKREGEKNILVFDLGGGTFDVSLLTIDNGVFEVVATNGDTHLGGEDFDQRVMEHFIKLYKKKTGKDVRKDNRAVQKLRREVEKAKRALSAQHQARIEIESFYEGEDFSETLTRAKFEELNMDLFRSTMKPVQKVLEDSDLKKSDIDEIVLVGGSTRIPKIQQLVKEFFNGKEPSRGINPDEAVAYGAAVQAGVLSGDQDTGDLVLLDVCPLTLGIETVGGVMTKLIPRNTVVPTKKSQIFSTASDNQPTVTIKVYEGERPLTKDNHLLGTFDLTGIPPAPRGVPQIEVTFEIDVNGILRVTAEDKGTGNKNKITITNDQNRLTPEEIERMVNDAEKFAEEDKKLKERIDTRNELESYAYSLKNQIGDKEKLGGKLSSEDKETMEKAVEEKIEWLESHQDADIEDFKAKKKELEEIVQPIISKLYGSAGPPPTGDEESAEKDEL, encoded by the exons ATGAAGCTGTCCCTGGTGGCTGCGGTGCTGCTGCTGCTCCGCGCGGCGCGGGCCGAGGAGGAGGACAAGAAAGAGGACGTGGGCACGGTGGTCGGCATCGACTTGGGAACCACCTACTCCTG CGTCGGCGTGTTCAAGAACGGCCGCGTGGAGATCATCGCCAACGATCAGGGTAACCGCATCACGCCGTCTTATGTGGCTTTCACACCTGAAGGGGAGCGTCTGATAGGCGATGCAGCCAAGAACCAGCTCACCTCCAACCCTGAGAATACGGTCTTCGATGCCAAGCGGCTCATCGGGCGCACATGGAACGACCCATCTGTGCAGCAGGACATCAAGTTCTTGCCTTTCAAG GTtgttgaaaagaaaactaaaccaTACATTCAAGTTGACATTGGAGGTGGGCAAACAAAGACATTTGCTCCTGAAGAAATTTCTGCCATGGTTCTCACTAAAATGAAGGAAACTGCTGAGGCTTATTTGGGAAAGAAG GTTACCCATGCAGTTGTTACTGTACCAGCTTATTTCAATGATGCCCAACGCCAGGCAACCAAAGATGCTGGAACTATTGCCGGATTGAATGTTATGAGGATCATCAATGAGCC TACAGCAGCTGCTATTGCTTATGGCCTAGataagagggaaggggaaaagaacaTCCTGGTGTTTGACTTGGGTGGTGGAACCTTCGATGTGTCTCTTCTCACCATTGATAATGGTGTCTTTGAAGTCGTGGCCACTAATGGAGATACTCATCTGGGTGGAGAAGACTTTGACCAGCGTGTCATGGAACACTTCATCAAGCTCTACAAAAAGAAGACTGGCAAAGATGTTAGGAAAGACAACAGAGCTGTGCAGAAACTCCGTCGTGAGGTAGAAAAGGCCAAACGGGCCCTGTCTGCTCAACATCAAGCAAGAATAGAAATTGAGTCCTTCTATGAAGGAGAAGACTTCTCTGAGACCCTGACTCGGGCCAAATTTGAAGAGCTAAACATG GACCTGTTCCGTTCTACCATGAAGCCTGTGCAGAAAGTGCTGGAAGATTCTGACTTGAAGAAGTCTGATATTGATGAAATTGTTCTTGTTGGTGGCTCTACTCGAATCCCAAAGATCCAACAACTGGTTAAAGAGTTCTTCAATGGCAAGGAGCCATCCCGTGGCATAAACCCTGATGAGGCTGTAGCATATGGGGCTGCTGTCCAGGCTGGTGTACTCTCTGGTGATCAAGATACAG GTGATCTGGTACTGCTTGATGTATGTCCCCTTACACTTGGTATTGAAACTGTGGGAGGTGTCATGACCAAACTGATTCCAAGGAACACTGTGGTGCCCACCAAGAAGTCGCAGATCTTTTCTACAGCTTCTGATAATCAACCAACTGTTACAATCAAAGTTTATGAAG GTGAACGACCCCTTACGAAAGACAATCACCTTCTGGGAACTTTTGATCTGACTGGAATTCCTCCTGCTCCCCGTGGGGTCCCACAGATCGAAGTCACCTTTGAGATAGATGTGAATGGCATTCTTCGAGTGACGGCTGAAGACAAAGGTACAGGCAACAAAAATAAGATCACAATTACAAATGACCAAAATCGCCTGACACCAGAAGAAATTGAAAGGATGGTTAATGATGCAGAGAAGTTTGCTGAGGAAGACAAAAAGCTTAAGGAGCGCATTGATACGAGAAATGAATTGGAAAGTTATGCCTATTCTCTAAAGAATCAGATTGGAGATAAAGAAAAGCTGGGAGGTAAACTTTCCTCTGAAGATAAGGAGACTATGGAAAAAGCCGTAGAGGAAAAGATTGAGTGGTTGGAAAGTCACCAAGATGCTGACATTGAAGACTTCAAAGCTAAAAAGAAGGAACTAGAAGAAATTGTTCAGCCAATTATCAGCAAACTCTATGGAAGTGCAGGCCCTCCCCCAACTGGTGATGAGGAATCAGCAGAAAAAGACGAGTTGTAG